The following are encoded in a window of Haloarcula halophila genomic DNA:
- the glyA gene encoding serine hydroxymethyltransferase, with protein MTYEKVREADPAVADALEGERQRQNETLAMIASENHVSEAVMEAQRSELTNKYAEGYPGERYYGGCEFADDVEELAIERAKELWGAEHVNVQPHSGSQANMGVYLAVLDPGDKILSLDLTHGGHLSHGHPANFAGQVYEVEQYEVDEETGYVDYEALAATAESFEPDIIVSGYSAYPREVEFERIQEAADSVGAYHLADIAHITGLVAAGVHESPVGVADFVTGSTHKTIRAGRGGIIMCEEEYAEDIDNAVFPGSQGGPLMHNVAGKAVGFGEALNPEFEAYADQTVQNAKALGDQLQDHGLELVSGGTDNHLVLIDLRPSHPDTTGKEVEEALEDAGIVLNANTVPGETRSAFNPSGIRAGTPALTTRGFDEAACREVADLIAEVVDAPHDESVVAEVSDRVDELTDDYPLYD; from the coding sequence ATGACCTACGAGAAAGTACGGGAGGCGGACCCGGCAGTCGCAGACGCCCTGGAGGGCGAGCGACAGCGGCAGAACGAGACGCTAGCGATGATCGCCAGCGAGAACCACGTTTCGGAGGCGGTCATGGAGGCCCAGCGTTCCGAGTTGACGAACAAGTACGCCGAGGGCTATCCGGGCGAGCGGTACTACGGCGGTTGTGAGTTCGCTGACGACGTCGAGGAGTTGGCGATCGAGCGCGCCAAGGAACTGTGGGGTGCCGAGCACGTCAACGTCCAGCCCCACTCGGGGTCCCAGGCCAACATGGGCGTCTACCTCGCCGTGTTGGACCCGGGCGACAAGATCCTCTCGCTGGATCTGACCCACGGGGGGCACCTCTCGCACGGCCACCCAGCGAACTTCGCGGGCCAGGTCTACGAGGTCGAGCAGTACGAGGTCGACGAGGAGACGGGCTACGTCGACTACGAGGCGTTGGCCGCGACGGCGGAGTCTTTCGAGCCGGATATCATCGTTTCGGGCTACTCGGCGTATCCGCGAGAGGTCGAGTTCGAGCGGATCCAGGAAGCAGCCGATTCCGTCGGGGCGTACCACCTCGCGGACATCGCTCACATCACGGGGCTGGTCGCCGCCGGAGTGCACGAGTCGCCGGTCGGCGTCGCGGACTTCGTGACGGGGTCGACCCACAAGACGATCCGGGCGGGCCGGGGTGGGATCATCATGTGCGAGGAGGAATACGCCGAGGACATCGACAACGCGGTGTTCCCCGGGTCCCAAGGCGGGCCGCTGATGCACAACGTGGCGGGCAAGGCAGTGGGCTTCGGGGAGGCATTGAACCCCGAGTTCGAGGCCTACGCCGACCAGACCGTCCAGAACGCGAAAGCGCTGGGCGACCAACTCCAGGACCACGGGCTCGAACTGGTCTCCGGGGGGACGGACAACCACCTCGTCCTGATCGACCTCCGGCCGTCACATCCGGACACGACAGGCAAAGAGGTCGAAGAAGCATTAGAAGACGCCGGGATCGTACTGAACGCGAACACCGTCCCGGGAGAGACGCGGTCGGCGTTCAACCCCTCGGGTATCCGAGCAGGCACGCCCGCGCTGACGACGCGTGGGTTTGACGAGGCCGCCTGCCGGGAGGTCGCGGACCTGATCGCCGAAGTCGTCGACGCGCCCCACGACGAGAGCGTCGTCGCCGAAGTCAGCGACCGCGTCGACGAACTCACCGACGACTACCCCCTCTACGACTGA
- a CDS encoding aminomethyl transferase family protein: MTEDQEHPNHPSVDQSDRTVPRNLRQTGDPNIEMLVSTRVRKSPFFHKSFNEEGAWRATVYNRLYHPRGLIEPEDGGVMKEYDALTNAVTLWDVAVERQIRVKGPDAEELTNYVVTRDVTGMDAMDGKYVILCNEDGGVLNDPVLLRPEEDEFWFSISDSTLMQWLQGVNVDNDFDVEIDEIDVAPMQIQGPKSEDVMVDVVGDEVKDVPYYGLMDAEINGAEVLISQTGFSGEAGFEIYVKDAHKKAEKVWDPVMESVKDHGGRQIAPGHHRRIAAGIMSWGQDLDHETSPFQVNLGYHVPDDKEADYIGKEVLEEQKEQIENGNYPFEHKLIGLKMAGEPIRDYAPDFWLISDPETGEECGYITSPWWNPDLETNIAMGFVPADKIQEVTDTPLNDDIYDEDLDLEFQVHLPDEYAEEPGEPVFATTAKVPFKESVNPSAREQAKLNARKEAESSDD; encoded by the coding sequence ATGACCGAAGACCAAGAGCATCCAAACCATCCCAGTGTCGACCAGTCAGATCGGACGGTCCCGCGGAACCTCCGCCAGACGGGGGACCCGAACATCGAAATGCTGGTCTCGACCCGGGTTCGAAAGTCTCCGTTCTTCCACAAGTCGTTCAACGAAGAGGGGGCCTGGCGAGCTACCGTCTACAACCGCCTCTATCACCCTCGTGGCCTCATCGAACCGGAAGACGGCGGCGTGATGAAAGAGTACGACGCGCTGACCAACGCCGTGACGCTGTGGGACGTGGCCGTCGAGCGGCAGATCCGCGTCAAAGGCCCCGACGCCGAGGAGTTGACGAACTACGTTGTCACACGTGACGTGACGGGCATGGACGCCATGGACGGCAAGTACGTCATCCTCTGTAACGAGGACGGCGGCGTCCTGAACGACCCGGTCCTCCTGCGTCCCGAGGAGGACGAGTTCTGGTTCTCCATCTCCGACTCGACGCTCATGCAGTGGCTCCAGGGCGTCAACGTCGACAACGACTTCGACGTGGAGATCGACGAGATCGACGTCGCCCCGATGCAGATTCAGGGGCCCAAGTCCGAGGACGTCATGGTCGACGTCGTCGGTGACGAGGTCAAAGACGTGCCGTACTACGGCCTGATGGACGCCGAGATCAACGGTGCCGAAGTCCTCATCAGCCAGACCGGGTTCTCCGGTGAGGCTGGCTTCGAGATCTACGTCAAGGACGCCCACAAGAAAGCCGAGAAGGTCTGGGACCCCGTCATGGAGTCCGTCAAAGACCACGGCGGTCGTCAGATCGCGCCGGGCCACCACCGCCGCATCGCGGCCGGTATCATGTCCTGGGGCCAGGACCTCGACCACGAGACCTCGCCGTTCCAGGTCAACCTCGGCTACCACGTGCCCGACGACAAGGAGGCCGACTACATCGGCAAAGAGGTTCTCGAGGAGCAGAAAGAGCAGATCGAGAACGGCAACTACCCGTTCGAGCACAAGCTCATCGGTCTGAAGATGGCCGGCGAGCCGATCCGGGACTACGCGCCTGACTTCTGGCTCATCTCCGACCCCGAGACGGGCGAAGAGTGCGGGTACATCACCTCGCCGTGGTGGAACCCGGACCTCGAGACGAACATCGCCATGGGCTTCGTCCCGGCGGACAAGATCCAGGAAGTGACGGACACGCCGCTCAACGACGATATCTACGACGAGGATCTCGACCTAGAGTTCCAGGTTCACCTCCCCGACGAGTACGCAGAGGAGCCCGGTGAGCCGGTGTTCGCGACGACCGCGAAGGTTCCGTTCAAGGAGTCTGTCAACCCGAGCGCACGCGAGCAAGCCAAACTCAACGCTCGCAAGGAAGCGGAGAGCAGCGACGACTAA
- a CDS encoding dihydrofolate reductase, which yields MKLSLVAAVAANGVIGADGTVPWEHPEDLRHFRRTTTGHPVIVGRRTFEAITEAVGGPLPDRDNIVLTRRPETITDRVTVVGSVDGAVDAAARTGARTAYVAGGGTVYEQFLPLADELLLTELDAAHAGDTTFPTVTWDDWTETAREQYDEFDIVRYARAENIRE from the coding sequence GTGAAACTCTCGCTCGTCGCTGCCGTCGCCGCCAACGGCGTCATCGGTGCCGACGGCACGGTCCCCTGGGAACACCCCGAGGATCTGCGACACTTCAGACGGACGACGACGGGACACCCCGTCATCGTGGGACGACGGACCTTCGAGGCTATTACGGAGGCGGTCGGCGGGCCGCTCCCGGACCGTGACAACATCGTCCTCACGCGCCGGCCCGAGACGATCACGGACCGCGTCACGGTCGTCGGGTCGGTCGACGGGGCCGTCGATGCCGCCGCACGTACGGGAGCCCGAACGGCCTACGTCGCCGGTGGTGGCACCGTCTACGAGCAGTTCCTCCCGCTGGCCGACGAACTACTGCTGACCGAACTCGACGCGGCTCACGCGGGCGACACGACGTTCCCGACGGTGACGTGGGACGACTGGACCGAGACAGCGCGGGAGCAATACGACGAGTTCGACATCGTCCGCTACGCCCGGGCCGAGAACATCCGGGAGTGA
- a CDS encoding helix-turn-helix domain-containing protein → MSITAKIHIQHERLSLVPTLRTLDDISIRVITQGTTNPGVQVFPYLIEHEDRTLLERMLDDDPTVESYELIDWTENTGIYYIENTPETKLISSVVTDVNGFLAHTETKGEGWLVSLLLPDRDALNTIWEFSNENGISLDIIEIYGNNDTGGTSSYGLTDEQKAALTLAHEKGYFGEPREVSLNEVADELGLSSTAMSGRLRRGMRNLIGATLVEAETED, encoded by the coding sequence ATGTCGATCACAGCCAAAATACACATCCAGCACGAACGCCTCTCGCTCGTCCCGACGCTCCGGACACTCGACGACATAAGCATCAGGGTCATCACACAGGGGACGACGAACCCCGGCGTCCAGGTGTTCCCATACCTCATCGAACACGAGGACCGGACTCTCCTCGAACGGATGCTCGACGACGACCCGACCGTCGAGAGCTACGAACTTATCGACTGGACCGAAAACACGGGAATCTACTACATCGAGAACACGCCCGAGACGAAGCTGATCAGCTCCGTGGTCACGGACGTCAACGGGTTCCTCGCCCACACGGAGACGAAAGGTGAGGGATGGCTCGTCAGTCTGCTGTTGCCCGACAGGGACGCACTCAACACCATCTGGGAGTTCTCGAACGAGAACGGGATCTCTCTCGACATCATCGAGATCTACGGGAACAACGACACCGGCGGAACCTCGTCGTACGGGCTAACGGACGAACAGAAGGCGGCGCTGACACTCGCACACGAGAAGGGGTACTTCGGCGAGCCGCGCGAGGTTTCGCTGAACGAGGTGGCAGACGAACTCGGCTTGTCGTCGACCGCGATGAGCGGTCGCCTCCGGCGCGGGATGCGCAACCTCATCGGCGCGACGCTCGTCGAGGCCGAGACCGAAGACTGA
- the rdfA gene encoding rod-determining factor RdfA produces the protein MTAESEPTCKIDRVAAKWDLEGIDRRLRARRAAGDSLRDLETYFNESVVAAALDRAQAETVDGEAANLYRLLTGTDVSAGKRVDAESKLRRNGIDPESLADDFVSYQTVRTHFNDCLETPTERETTLTVDDARTTVLKLVSRTESVAHRTIERLVRSGALTIPAPSVTVSLRVTCSECNDEYSFTRLLDRGGCSCGGEPSRD, from the coding sequence ATGACAGCGGAGTCGGAGCCGACCTGTAAGATCGACCGGGTCGCGGCGAAGTGGGACCTGGAGGGGATCGACCGACGACTGCGGGCGCGACGGGCGGCCGGTGACAGTCTCCGCGACCTCGAAACCTACTTCAACGAATCCGTCGTCGCCGCGGCCCTCGACCGGGCACAGGCCGAGACGGTCGACGGCGAAGCGGCGAACCTCTATCGGTTGTTGACCGGGACAGACGTGAGCGCCGGCAAGCGCGTCGACGCGGAGTCGAAGCTCAGACGCAACGGTATCGATCCGGAATCCCTCGCAGACGACTTCGTGAGCTACCAGACGGTCCGGACCCACTTCAACGACTGCCTGGAGACGCCGACCGAGCGCGAGACGACGCTCACGGTCGACGACGCCCGGACCACCGTCCTCAAACTCGTCTCACGCACCGAGTCGGTCGCACACCGGACGATCGAACGCCTCGTGCGTTCGGGAGCGCTGACGATCCCGGCTCCCTCCGTCACCGTGAGCCTCCGGGTCACGTGTTCCGAGTGTAACGACGAGTACTCGTTCACCCGCCTGCTGGATCGCGGTGGCTGTTCCTGTGGCGGCGAACCGAGCCGGGACTAG
- a CDS encoding archaea-specific SMC-related protein, with product MTEQEIDQVYDTGTTPRLTIRNVGGISAATVTLGPGITLVAGRNATNKSSLLRSLAGVLGGPVPPVKSDTDTGSVEMTLGSETYHLELARDGRETRVTSAKPYSEAADRCELFVTLTETNPIRQAVLAGDDLYDLLMRPVDTDEIAAEIRRLQAEKDRLDDRLDELDAMEARRSELRERRTTLEADLDEVETVLDRKRETVADIETDLGGQSDGTEESDERRAERTQIRNRLETTADAITSLEAELETVTAELEEIGPDDTDTTVAELEADLETLHQRKQELTSTVNALAPLVELNTRLLDDGQRVPEALQSDDITADLDPSTRTVSCWTCGSSVERSQIETQVETVRELLQDKRNQRDTVTERIQLLTERKRELERQRTEREELRDRRAELRQELAERRETRSELETELAELEQEIEASRTDDPASGREAKLSEYYDEITDLEYERGRLTTDLDDVEAELDDIERALSERPTVEPRRETVAAELTDQRERIVRLERDLVDRFNEEMQAVLDTLGYGAVERIWLERRGGDTDEVTADATFDLHVVRSTDEGAAYDDTVENLSKSEREVIGLVVGLAGYLAHDVGEEIPFIVVDAVEMFDAERIRGLVEQFSDHAEYVVATVLPEEHERLNGAYDSISTATLDN from the coding sequence ATGACCGAACAGGAAATCGACCAAGTGTACGACACCGGAACCACACCACGATTGACGATTCGCAACGTCGGGGGAATCTCCGCGGCGACGGTCACGCTCGGACCGGGAATCACCCTGGTTGCCGGCCGGAACGCGACCAACAAGTCGTCGCTTCTCAGATCGCTCGCCGGCGTCCTCGGCGGTCCCGTGCCACCGGTCAAGAGCGACACTGACACCGGCTCCGTCGAGATGACGCTGGGGTCCGAGACGTACCATCTCGAACTGGCTCGCGACGGACGGGAGACGAGAGTGACCAGTGCGAAGCCGTACTCCGAGGCGGCCGACCGGTGTGAACTCTTCGTCACGCTGACCGAGACGAACCCGATCCGGCAGGCTGTCCTCGCCGGCGACGACCTCTACGACTTGCTCATGCGGCCTGTCGACACCGACGAGATAGCGGCCGAGATACGGCGGCTGCAGGCCGAGAAAGACCGGCTCGACGACAGATTGGACGAACTCGACGCCATGGAGGCCCGGCGCTCCGAGCTCCGCGAACGGCGGACCACACTCGAAGCCGACCTCGACGAGGTCGAAACCGTACTCGACCGGAAACGGGAGACCGTCGCCGACATCGAGACGGACCTCGGAGGGCAAAGCGACGGAACCGAGGAGTCGGACGAGCGACGCGCCGAACGGACCCAGATCAGGAACCGGCTGGAGACCACCGCCGACGCCATCACCTCCCTCGAAGCGGAACTGGAGACGGTGACGGCGGAGTTGGAGGAGATCGGACCGGACGACACGGACACCACGGTCGCGGAACTGGAAGCCGACCTCGAAACCCTCCACCAGCGGAAACAAGAACTCACGTCGACGGTCAACGCGCTAGCCCCGCTCGTGGAGCTGAACACCCGACTGCTCGACGACGGACAGCGGGTCCCCGAGGCTCTCCAGTCAGACGACATCACGGCCGATCTCGATCCATCGACGCGGACAGTGTCGTGTTGGACCTGCGGGAGTTCGGTCGAGCGGTCACAGATCGAAACGCAGGTCGAGACCGTTCGGGAACTCCTTCAGGACAAACGCAACCAGCGTGACACCGTCACGGAGCGCATCCAGCTACTGACAGAGCGGAAACGCGAGCTCGAACGGCAGCGAACGGAGCGCGAGGAGCTACGCGACCGGCGCGCAGAGCTACGCCAGGAACTCGCCGAGCGCCGGGAGACGCGGTCGGAACTGGAGACGGAACTCGCCGAACTCGAACAGGAGATCGAGGCGTCACGGACGGACGACCCCGCATCCGGTCGGGAGGCGAAACTGTCCGAGTACTACGACGAGATCACCGATCTGGAGTACGAACGTGGCCGGCTCACGACGGATCTCGACGACGTCGAGGCGGAACTCGACGACATCGAGAGGGCGCTCTCGGAGCGACCGACCGTCGAACCCCGGCGCGAGACGGTCGCGGCGGAGCTCACCGACCAGCGCGAGCGCATCGTGCGCCTCGAACGCGACCTCGTCGACAGGTTCAACGAGGAGATGCAGGCGGTTCTCGACACGCTCGGCTACGGGGCCGTAGAGCGGATCTGGTTGGAACGCCGTGGCGGTGACACGGACGAGGTGACGGCCGACGCGACGTTCGACCTCCACGTCGTGCGCTCGACCGACGAGGGGGCCGCCTACGACGACACGGTCGAGAACCTGAGCAAGAGCGAACGGGAAGTGATCGGACTGGTCGTCGGTCTCGCGGGGTATCTGGCCCACGACGTCGGCGAGGAAATCCCGTTCATCGTCGTCGACGCCGTCGAGATGTTCGACGCCGAGCGCATCCGCGGGCTGGTGGAACAGTTCAGCGACCACGCCGAGTACGTCGTCGCGACCGTCCTCCCGGAGGAACACGAGCGACTGAACGGGGCGTACGACAGCATCTCGACGGCCACACTCGACAACTAG
- the ftsY gene encoding signal recognition particle-docking protein FtsY encodes MFDGLKDKLSSFTDDVEEDVDEEADEEGLPEEPSDADVEAETDNGVPTAADETASADAAATTDTAETAAVEGSVADSDEAPQPTETAASESSVPESEAAETAETDEADSGTGDDDSSRSLTEKAKIVATGKTVIEEEDLQGHLDDLELALLSSDVEMGVANEILEGVKSNLTGETRRRLSSTGNMVQDAVREALYDVISVGQFDFDERVAAADKPVVIVFTGVNGVGKTTTIAKLAQYFEDRGLSAVLANGDTYRAGANEQLQKHAENLDKKVIAHEQGSDPTAVIYDAVEYANANDIDVVLGDTAGRLHTSDDLMAQLGKIDRNIDPDMTLFVDEAVAGQDAVNRAREFDDAAEIDGAVLTKADADPQGGAAISIAHVTGKPILFLGTGQDYDDIEQFDPEAIVDRLLGE; translated from the coding sequence ATGTTCGACGGACTGAAAGACAAGCTCAGTAGCTTCACCGACGACGTCGAGGAAGACGTCGACGAGGAAGCCGACGAGGAGGGGCTCCCAGAGGAACCCTCCGACGCCGATGTCGAGGCAGAAACCGACAACGGAGTCCCTACTGCGGCCGACGAGACGGCGAGCGCGGACGCCGCCGCGACGACGGACACGGCAGAGACGGCAGCCGTCGAGGGGTCTGTAGCTGACTCCGACGAGGCGCCTCAGCCGACCGAGACAGCCGCAAGCGAGTCGTCAGTGCCCGAGTCCGAAGCAGCCGAGACTGCCGAGACTGACGAAGCTGATTCCGGGACCGGGGACGACGACAGCAGCCGAAGCCTCACGGAGAAGGCCAAGATCGTGGCCACCGGAAAGACGGTCATCGAGGAGGAGGACCTACAGGGCCACCTCGACGACCTGGAACTGGCGCTGCTGTCCAGCGACGTGGAGATGGGCGTCGCCAACGAGATTCTGGAAGGCGTCAAGTCGAACCTCACCGGCGAGACCCGACGACGCCTCTCCAGTACGGGCAACATGGTCCAGGACGCGGTGCGAGAGGCGCTGTACGACGTCATCAGCGTCGGTCAGTTCGACTTCGACGAGCGCGTGGCGGCGGCCGACAAGCCCGTCGTCATCGTCTTCACCGGCGTCAACGGTGTCGGCAAGACTACGACGATCGCCAAACTCGCCCAGTACTTCGAGGACCGCGGGCTCTCGGCGGTGCTGGCAAACGGCGACACGTACCGGGCCGGCGCCAACGAGCAACTCCAGAAACACGCCGAGAACTTGGACAAGAAGGTCATCGCCCACGAACAGGGCTCGGACCCGACGGCGGTCATCTACGACGCCGTCGAGTACGCCAACGCCAACGATATCGACGTGGTGCTTGGCGATACAGCGGGTCGGCTCCACACGTCCGACGACCTGATGGCCCAACTGGGGAAGATCGATCGGAACATCGACCCCGACATGACGCTGTTCGTCGACGAGGCCGTCGCCGGCCAGGACGCGGTCAACCGCGCCCGGGAGTTCGACGACGCCGCCGAGATCGACGGCGCCGTGTTGACGAAAGCCGACGCCGATCCACAGGGCGGAGCGGCGATCTCGATCGCCCACGTGACCGGGAAGCCGATCCTCTTTCTGGGGACCGGCCAGGACTACGACGACATCGAGCAGTTCGATCCCGAAGCGATCGTCGACCGACTGCTCGGAGAGTAA
- the pfdA gene encoding prefoldin subunit alpha — MGGGGGGGGGGQMQQLSQEIEQIEQEVQAIDDEIERLREKQTDIDDAVEAIETLETGSTVQVPVGGDAYIRATVDDIDQIVVSLGGGYAAERDQDGAISTLETKKETLDDQIEELQSDKAEVETEKEELEQQAQQMQQQQMQQMMQQQQQQEGADDE; from the coding sequence ATGGGTGGCGGCGGCGGTGGCGGCGGCGGCGGCCAGATGCAGCAGCTCTCCCAGGAGATCGAGCAGATCGAACAGGAAGTCCAGGCCATCGACGACGAGATCGAGCGCCTGCGCGAGAAGCAGACCGACATCGACGACGCCGTCGAGGCCATCGAGACCCTCGAAACCGGCTCGACGGTCCAGGTCCCGGTCGGCGGCGACGCCTACATCCGCGCGACGGTCGACGACATCGACCAGATCGTCGTCTCCCTGGGTGGCGGCTACGCCGCCGAGCGCGACCAAGACGGCGCTATCAGCACGCTAGAGACTAAAAAGGAGACCCTGGACGACCAGATCGAGGAGCTCCAGTCCGACAAGGCCGAAGTCGAGACCGAGAAAGAGGAACTCGAACAGCAGGCCCAGCAGATGCAACAACAGCAGATGCAGCAGATGATGCAACAGCAACAACAGCAGGAAGGCGCCGACGACGAGTAA
- the rpl18a gene encoding 50S ribosomal protein L18Ae: MSTYTVRGSFPARDGPQEFEKEVEAPNEDVAQERVYSDFGSQHNLKRTQITIDEVAA; the protein is encoded by the coding sequence ATGAGCACGTACACTGTTCGCGGCAGTTTCCCGGCCCGAGACGGGCCTCAGGAGTTCGAGAAGGAGGTCGAGGCACCCAACGAGGATGTCGCCCAGGAGCGCGTCTACAGCGACTTCGGCTCCCAGCACAACCTCAAGCGTACACAGATCACCATCGACGAGGTGGCAGCATGA
- a CDS encoding DUF5658 family protein produces MGPDHSWIDGVGRVPSKRQLSENHAVLWTVVILASLFDVVTTMVGLGVGLAEGNAVARAFIDTYGAPGIGLLKFSALVLVVTLWALFDDNRATVVLAVFAVVSLVVVALNALTLASA; encoded by the coding sequence GTGGGGCCGGATCACTCGTGGATCGACGGTGTCGGACGGGTACCCAGCAAGCGACAGCTCTCGGAGAACCACGCCGTCCTCTGGACGGTCGTCATCCTGGCCTCGCTGTTCGACGTGGTCACCACGATGGTCGGCCTGGGAGTGGGGCTGGCCGAGGGGAACGCCGTCGCCCGCGCGTTCATCGATACCTACGGAGCGCCGGGGATCGGCCTCCTGAAGTTCAGTGCGCTGGTGCTGGTCGTCACACTGTGGGCGCTCTTCGACGACAACCGGGCGACCGTCGTCCTCGCCGTCTTCGCCGTCGTCTCGCTGGTGGTCGTGGCGCTGAACGCGCTGACACTCGCCAGCGCGTAG
- a CDS encoding DUF7096 domain-containing protein produces MRRLPALLGILLVVVALAAPTTQGVVPTQTATAADGDSLPRVTTVDNLTNHLTIPDEDIEQSEYGTTGIDVGAAVSLTSQRLHREHDARTFEQRFFRANNESARTRLVRSELDSIEQRQQTLQQRQQQQLQQYADGSASVESVMRTRALIDAEARELARTLDTIDRVERTEPTFTMTSGQQTRLENIRGEIRVLRGPVGERLGQTFTGETQPNAVYVMASTQDYMFATTTGQSYIRETHLASARDPTADDQFVTSNSDPLRAANTRAEVLYPWLYSQQLPSVNTFGTSSIYRLTANHPSGQLTTYIDGGTTDVFHESQQLQLSTIRTSETRVTVNESVRLEVTRTYETGPIHVAVQNNDTGEPVTGTVAVGDHQVGTTDNSGTLWTVEPRGSYSVTVQTQSGTNVSVAVLQN; encoded by the coding sequence ATGCGACGCCTCCCCGCTCTCCTGGGTATCCTCCTCGTGGTGGTCGCCCTCGCCGCCCCGACCACACAGGGAGTGGTACCCACACAGACGGCGACTGCTGCCGACGGAGACAGTCTGCCCCGTGTGACGACGGTCGACAACCTCACTAACCATCTCACGATCCCCGACGAAGACATCGAGCAATCCGAGTACGGGACGACCGGGATCGACGTCGGTGCGGCCGTCTCGCTCACCTCACAGCGGCTCCACCGTGAACATGATGCGCGCACGTTCGAGCAGCGGTTCTTCAGGGCCAACAACGAATCGGCTCGAACTCGGCTGGTCCGGTCGGAGCTAGACAGCATCGAACAGCGTCAACAGACGCTTCAACAACGCCAACAGCAGCAACTCCAGCAGTACGCTGACGGCTCGGCATCCGTCGAATCGGTCATGCGAACGCGTGCGCTGATCGACGCCGAAGCGCGAGAACTGGCCCGGACGCTCGATACGATCGACCGGGTCGAACGGACCGAACCGACCTTTACGATGACGAGCGGGCAACAGACCCGCCTGGAGAACATCAGAGGGGAGATCCGCGTCCTTCGGGGCCCGGTTGGCGAGCGGCTCGGCCAAACGTTCACCGGCGAAACCCAACCGAACGCCGTGTACGTGATGGCATCCACACAGGATTACATGTTTGCGACGACAACCGGCCAGTCGTACATCCGGGAGACACATCTGGCGAGCGCACGCGATCCGACGGCGGACGATCAGTTCGTCACGAGTAACTCCGATCCACTCCGAGCGGCTAACACCCGCGCTGAGGTCCTCTATCCGTGGCTCTACTCCCAGCAGCTCCCCAGCGTCAACACCTTCGGCACCAGCAGCATATATCGGTTGACCGCCAATCACCCCAGCGGCCAACTGACGACCTATATCGACGGCGGGACGACGGACGTGTTCCACGAGTCCCAGCAGTTGCAACTGTCGACGATCAGGACCAGCGAGACGCGGGTGACAGTCAACGAGTCGGTCCGCCTCGAAGTGACACGGACCTACGAGACCGGACCGATCCACGTCGCCGTCCAGAACAACGACACGGGCGAGCCAGTGACCGGAACGGTCGCCGTCGGCGACCACCAGGTCGGAACGACCGACAACAGCGGGACCCTATGGACAGTCGAACCTCGCGGCAGTTACTCCGTGACTGTACAGACCCAGAGCGGGACAAACGTCTCCGTCGCGGTCCTGCAGAACTGA